One genomic segment of Alkalimarinus alittae includes these proteins:
- a CDS encoding Kelch repeat-containing protein translates to MQIIKSVLSFLLLSTALLLHAFSLQANASEIRISPEPSRSASVLLDGASLVGNTHIFVESTQDSTKQVRFYLDTSTSTSPTKIENLGPYDFAGTHPDDSAIAFDTNTILDGYHTLTVELENNTGSIEVLESQFLVANNEPSLLLGDALLSTRVTEGTPSATLSTTLTTNDGSSPTFTASESTSWLDINASSSTTPATINILLNTSSLPPGNYASTVSFTAAGLAPAELTVSLLVTPESTGSYQLLTSMSDDRSSPSALAGTALRGDAHIFISPEEGVKQVRFYVDKSMSGTPTKIENVKPFDLNGTKTNNNAIPLDTHTLSDGAHTLHAKVILDDSSEEVLTANFDVVNASKGFIFSPSSVSESLISGESPIAINVLLGLNAAADGSSPLYNAVSSESWLSVSPASSDAPETLTVTLDAAGLSAGNYSANIQVSSPGFDTAFLPISLTVSNDSHALQVDSNTLNIASQPNKGHITRTVNLSTSDSASTHYSISSDSAWLTASSASGFTPEDITINVDTNALAIGSHQGVLTITASAYDAITVVVNASIASNDKCAPVICSDIKVSLPYELNFDTDSGHINDKNNIGTGFTYVQPSSLGGGLLANNIELDTDSGALHLTTTQGIQYLGNNNLNNALGVGFAGPNQIADISTTLISPPKGDGKFEQAGLWLGFDEDHYIKLILLSTPAGSKVELAYENEGVITKTTSKYISDVSASDITFRFIATPSSKTVSGYYSINGGEEHKIDTFTISPEMFSFDAAGIDPEIGTRTFAGIFVTSRHNASPITYAFDHFTIVESFTPPDGSSLDFTRKSYGLSFPTSMVWAPDGRLYVTELFGTIHALTYDNNLNVIDDEILNGLTDKHGGRLTLGITLHHDNISDPNDFSLWVSHSSPSVDNGLANSGTVTKLSGPGFTVAEDIITGLPRAKANHAPNSLHFGPDDRLYIAIGGNTGAGAPVTVPTEFGDREEQPLSAALVVADVFSPSFDGSCANNSDIYGPAPCDVMTYSTGLRNTYDFVFHSSGHVYAPDNGLGVTGAFPAQPYPDCSGFASADPWNAGGQNPLEQPDLLQRLQEGKFYGHPNPSIDECIFKDGSYQGVTPSLNYEPPMAIMGSHTSSNGIIEYKSNTACGQLKGNLLITNYSLGDNIVRVVLNETGDGVVYQDSLVGSFNDPLTLSENTTGDLFVAEFGNGKITSLRPISNGCWESLSNSPIALLDTGSTSSNGDLYTVGGKTASGPVNSLYKYSTNSDTWTQLAEKPGAPVENPAAVALGNSLYVFGGSTRPFSGAVSNAYKYDITNDTWSTIANMPTARGGIRAEVINGLIYIVGGMDDTGQSINVLEIYHPLSDSWSSGPAMAEARDNPGTAVINDKLYVIGGRERTSSGVTINGTKSSGEVYDPLSNSWNFIANMPTGRRTMVTSTLNEKIQVIGGEYNDSDPDAIFNQNEEYDPIYNTWTPLPVTPYPRHGAAFSTIDNVLFINGGGDKGGSSFTNTTAKFTR, encoded by the coding sequence ATGCAAATAATAAAAAGTGTTCTCTCATTTCTATTACTCTCAACTGCACTTCTACTACACGCATTTTCATTACAGGCTAACGCATCAGAGATTCGCATAAGCCCTGAGCCGAGTCGTAGCGCGTCTGTCTTATTAGACGGTGCATCCTTAGTGGGTAACACCCATATTTTTGTTGAATCAACTCAAGACTCAACCAAACAAGTCCGATTTTATCTTGATACAAGCACTAGCACCTCACCCACCAAAATTGAAAACTTAGGCCCTTATGATTTTGCGGGTACACACCCAGACGACAGCGCAATTGCCTTTGATACCAACACAATACTAGATGGCTACCACACCCTAACAGTCGAACTCGAAAATAACACTGGCAGCATTGAAGTACTAGAGTCTCAGTTTTTAGTGGCCAATAACGAACCAAGTTTACTATTAGGTGATGCGTTATTATCCACCCGAGTTACCGAAGGTACGCCGTCAGCAACCCTTAGCACCACACTGACTACAAACGATGGCAGCAGCCCTACCTTCACCGCTTCAGAATCTACTTCATGGTTAGATATAAACGCATCATCATCCACGACACCGGCTACTATAAATATTCTTCTAAACACCTCGTCTCTGCCCCCCGGAAACTATGCGTCTACCGTTAGCTTTACCGCAGCTGGCTTAGCACCTGCAGAGTTAACGGTTAGCCTATTAGTCACACCAGAAAGCACAGGTAGCTATCAACTATTAACCAGTATGAGCGACGATCGATCATCACCCAGTGCATTGGCCGGTACTGCGCTCAGAGGGGATGCCCATATTTTTATCTCACCTGAAGAAGGCGTTAAACAAGTCCGTTTTTACGTAGATAAATCCATGAGCGGCACGCCCACAAAAATTGAAAATGTTAAACCATTTGACCTAAATGGCACCAAAACCAATAATAACGCTATTCCGCTTGATACCCACACCCTAAGTGATGGCGCACATACCCTGCACGCAAAGGTGATTCTAGATGACTCAAGTGAAGAAGTACTGACCGCTAATTTTGACGTTGTGAACGCTTCAAAAGGGTTTATATTCTCCCCCTCAAGCGTCAGTGAATCTTTAATATCAGGGGAATCCCCCATTGCCATTAACGTGCTATTGGGCTTAAACGCCGCAGCTGATGGCTCTAGCCCACTCTACAACGCAGTCAGTAGTGAAAGCTGGCTATCCGTTAGTCCAGCATCATCAGACGCCCCCGAAACACTAACGGTTACGCTAGATGCCGCAGGTCTGAGTGCTGGTAACTATTCAGCCAATATACAGGTTTCATCACCGGGTTTTGATACCGCATTTCTTCCTATATCACTAACGGTCTCAAACGATAGTCACGCACTACAGGTTGATAGCAACACACTTAACATAGCCAGCCAACCCAACAAAGGACACATCACTCGAACGGTTAACCTTTCAACGAGCGATAGCGCCAGCACTCACTACTCAATCAGCAGTGACTCAGCATGGCTAACAGCCAGTTCAGCGAGTGGTTTTACCCCCGAAGATATCACCATAAATGTCGACACAAACGCACTCGCTATTGGCAGCCATCAAGGGGTGCTCACAATTACCGCTAGCGCCTATGATGCTATAACGGTTGTAGTCAATGCATCTATTGCCAGTAACGACAAGTGCGCGCCAGTTATCTGCTCAGATATTAAAGTATCGCTGCCTTATGAGCTTAATTTTGATACAGATAGCGGGCATATTAACGATAAAAATAATATAGGAACGGGCTTTACTTATGTTCAACCCAGTAGCCTGGGTGGTGGGTTGCTCGCTAATAATATCGAACTAGATACTGACTCAGGCGCACTCCACTTAACGACAACACAAGGCATTCAGTACCTCGGTAATAATAATCTCAACAACGCATTAGGTGTTGGTTTCGCTGGCCCAAATCAGATAGCGGATATATCAACCACATTGATATCGCCACCAAAAGGCGATGGCAAGTTTGAGCAAGCGGGTTTATGGTTAGGGTTCGATGAAGACCACTACATTAAACTTATTCTTCTTTCTACACCTGCAGGCTCTAAAGTTGAGCTAGCCTATGAAAACGAAGGGGTTATTACAAAAACAACATCAAAATATATATCCGATGTCTCTGCTTCAGACATTACCTTTAGGTTCATAGCAACCCCATCAAGCAAAACAGTCAGTGGTTACTATTCAATAAACGGAGGGGAAGAGCATAAAATCGATACCTTTACTATCTCCCCCGAAATGTTTAGTTTTGATGCCGCAGGAATAGACCCTGAAATAGGCACTCGCACCTTTGCTGGCATATTTGTAACCAGCCGACATAATGCATCCCCTATTACTTACGCATTTGATCATTTTACAATTGTCGAAAGTTTTACCCCACCAGATGGCTCAAGCCTAGATTTTACACGGAAGTCTTACGGTTTAAGCTTTCCTACCAGCATGGTGTGGGCACCTGATGGCAGACTCTATGTAACCGAACTATTCGGTACGATCCATGCACTAACCTATGACAACAACCTTAATGTAATCGATGATGAAATACTCAATGGATTAACCGATAAACACGGAGGAAGACTCACCCTCGGGATTACCCTCCATCACGATAATATAAGTGACCCTAATGATTTTTCACTCTGGGTTTCACACTCTAGTCCATCGGTAGATAACGGCCTAGCTAACTCAGGCACTGTCACAAAACTGAGTGGCCCAGGCTTTACGGTTGCTGAAGATATTATCACCGGGCTACCAAGAGCCAAAGCTAATCATGCCCCCAACAGCTTACACTTTGGCCCAGATGACCGTTTATATATTGCAATAGGCGGCAATACTGGCGCAGGCGCGCCAGTTACCGTCCCAACAGAGTTTGGTGATAGAGAAGAGCAACCCCTCTCTGCGGCACTAGTCGTAGCCGATGTGTTCTCACCTAGCTTTGACGGTAGCTGTGCTAATAATAGCGATATATACGGCCCAGCACCTTGCGATGTGATGACGTACTCTACCGGACTACGCAACACCTATGATTTTGTGTTCCATTCTAGTGGTCATGTTTACGCCCCCGATAACGGCTTAGGTGTAACAGGGGCATTCCCCGCTCAGCCCTATCCAGACTGCTCAGGCTTTGCAAGTGCTGACCCTTGGAATGCAGGCGGCCAAAACCCACTTGAACAACCAGACCTTCTTCAGAGGCTTCAAGAGGGCAAGTTCTACGGGCATCCCAATCCTTCTATTGATGAATGTATCTTTAAAGACGGTAGCTACCAAGGTGTGACTCCGTCACTAAATTATGAGCCCCCAATGGCCATAATGGGCTCACATACATCATCAAATGGGATTATTGAATACAAATCGAATACAGCGTGCGGGCAACTTAAGGGTAATTTATTAATTACCAATTACTCATTAGGCGACAACATAGTACGAGTGGTACTCAATGAAACGGGTGACGGTGTCGTTTATCAAGACAGCCTTGTCGGTAGCTTTAATGATCCGCTTACATTATCTGAAAATACAACAGGCGACCTGTTCGTTGCCGAGTTTGGCAATGGAAAAATAACATCCCTAAGGCCTATCTCAAACGGCTGCTGGGAATCACTATCAAACTCACCTATCGCGTTACTCGATACAGGTAGCACGTCAAGCAATGGCGATTTATACACCGTCGGCGGTAAAACGGCATCAGGACCTGTTAATAGCCTTTATAAGTACTCAACAAACAGTGACACATGGACGCAACTCGCCGAAAAACCAGGCGCCCCTGTTGAAAACCCCGCAGCCGTTGCACTAGGTAATTCGCTATATGTATTTGGTGGGTCGACACGTCCCTTTTCGGGTGCTGTATCAAATGCCTATAAATATGACATAACGAACGATACCTGGAGTACGATTGCTAACATGCCCACTGCAAGAGGCGGAATAAGGGCAGAGGTTATCAATGGGCTTATCTATATCGTTGGCGGCATGGATGACACAGGCCAGTCTATAAATGTGCTAGAGATATACCACCCGCTATCTGATAGTTGGTCGTCAGGCCCCGCTATGGCAGAAGCAAGAGATAACCCAGGTACAGCTGTCATAAACGACAAACTTTATGTGATCGGCGGTCGAGAGCGTACATCAAGTGGCGTCACAATAAACGGAACCAAATCATCTGGCGAAGTCTATGACCCACTCAGTAATAGCTGGAACTTTATCGCAAACATGCCTACAGGTCGCCGAACAATGGTGACTAGTACGCTAAATGAAAAAATTCAAGTGATTGGCGGAGAGTATAACGACAGCGACCCCGACGCTATATTCAACCAAAATGAAGAATATGACCCTATCTACAACACCTGGACTCCGTTACCCGTTACGCCATACCCACGCCACGGCGCAGCCTTCTCAACCATCGATAATGTACTTTTTATCAATGGAGGTGGTGACAAAGGAGGGTCTTCGTTCACCAACACCACAGCAAAATTCACACGTTAA
- a CDS encoding glycosyltransferase, with the protein MDISVILATFNRDAILQKTLDSFTGINIAHLKWEIIVVDNGVRQQTEQLVNAYQSTLPITYLSEKAPGKNSALNKALPLAQGGILVFTDDDIIAQPNWLTELYNGINRNPDFDMFGGTIKPSYPNISVDSRINLSHHSIRDALVITNPEFKEGAIRPGQIWGPNMAIRRKIIDAGFTFNPNIGPNGSDYVMGSETEFLLRAHKAGYKSAFLPAAVVFHQIRENQLCLDWLAGRAFRHGKGDAAKSSIPDCKSWFGAPRYLYKKALIHKLLMLSDRIRHKHHAFFSHFIRYNFIKGQISQYKKRKVGQH; encoded by the coding sequence ATGGATATATCAGTAATACTCGCTACTTTTAATCGTGACGCGATTTTACAGAAAACATTAGACAGCTTCACCGGTATTAATATAGCGCATTTAAAATGGGAAATTATCGTTGTTGATAATGGGGTTAGACAACAAACAGAGCAGCTAGTAAACGCATATCAATCAACATTACCCATTACCTACCTCAGCGAAAAAGCGCCAGGGAAAAACTCGGCCTTAAATAAAGCACTCCCTCTCGCTCAAGGGGGGATTTTAGTATTTACCGACGACGATATTATTGCCCAACCTAACTGGTTAACCGAGCTTTATAACGGCATTAATCGAAACCCTGACTTTGATATGTTCGGCGGCACTATCAAACCTAGCTATCCCAACATAAGCGTTGATAGCAGAATTAATTTATCCCATCACTCTATTCGCGATGCGTTAGTTATAACAAACCCTGAGTTTAAAGAAGGCGCAATTAGACCCGGTCAAATCTGGGGCCCGAATATGGCAATTAGAAGAAAGATCATCGACGCAGGCTTTACGTTCAACCCCAACATAGGTCCGAATGGCTCAGACTATGTGATGGGCAGTGAAACTGAATTTTTATTGCGTGCCCATAAGGCAGGTTACAAATCAGCTTTTTTACCTGCTGCTGTTGTATTTCATCAAATACGTGAAAACCAACTCTGCCTAGACTGGCTCGCAGGTCGCGCATTTAGACACGGAAAAGGTGACGCGGCAAAATCGTCTATCCCCGACTGTAAATCTTGGTTTGGTGCCCCTAGGTATCTATACAAAAAAGCCTTAATACATAAGCTGCTGATGCTTTCAGACCGCATAAGGCATAAACACCATGCCTTTTTTAGCCACTTTATTCGTTATAACTTTATTAAAGGTCAGATTTCTCAATATAAAAAAAGAAAAGTAGGCCAGCATTAA
- the xrtA gene encoding exosortase A, with product MHTLAVQKKTFLTLFVGFLSLFIYAYYTTLVDLWARWNKFDESYSHGILVLGISAFYLLAKFKSIPSLALKPAWFGVVLIFGSSVLWLLAYYASIEAIQQLLLPWLIWLFCYSLLGWNTAKHVIFPIGFLYFAIPFWDVFTVPLQYITTDINGYLLALVGVEAHIEDVFVTISVGKFEIAGGCSGLRYLIISITLTSLYSYLNFTRIKSAATLILIGILLALLANWIRVFIIILAGHVTHMESSLINEHDHFGWLVFAITLIPLFFIANKLERTHEEGDVAVQAPAEEPANQHSTNTAIALLYSAVAFVAAFAAPLYAINSMGNNTSNHKTIDVKVDSTLGEWHRSYLNSSLISPPDFKSPDSQFDAIYSNGENTIQLSIRSYIQQAPGKELINFNNRLYDQDAFITTSSGRLSIEDNDFSYTVIKNRKGQRELIGYQYLVSYMATSNRIGAKLLEVVRPLVGSPESTLIYTRIQCESDCNSEKASVINFIGDNYPLITHFKSQLNNH from the coding sequence ATGCATACCCTAGCAGTACAGAAAAAAACATTTCTCACCTTGTTCGTGGGCTTTTTAAGCCTATTCATCTATGCATATTACACCACCCTTGTTGACCTTTGGGCACGCTGGAACAAATTCGACGAGTCATACTCTCATGGTATTTTAGTATTAGGCATTAGCGCCTTTTATTTATTGGCTAAGTTCAAATCAATTCCCTCATTAGCACTTAAACCCGCCTGGTTTGGGGTTGTTCTTATCTTTGGCTCTAGCGTTTTATGGCTTTTAGCGTACTACGCCAGTATAGAAGCCATTCAGCAGTTACTTTTACCTTGGTTAATTTGGCTTTTCTGTTATTCGTTACTGGGGTGGAATACCGCTAAACACGTTATTTTCCCTATCGGTTTTCTCTATTTTGCTATTCCTTTTTGGGATGTATTTACAGTTCCCCTTCAATATATCACCACAGATATAAACGGTTACCTGCTTGCACTGGTAGGAGTTGAAGCACATATAGAAGACGTGTTCGTAACAATATCTGTGGGTAAATTTGAAATTGCCGGTGGTTGCTCGGGTTTACGCTACCTAATCATCAGCATCACGCTAACATCACTTTATAGCTACCTTAATTTCACGCGCATTAAGTCTGCCGCCACGCTTATTTTAATCGGTATCTTATTAGCGCTTCTGGCCAACTGGATAAGAGTCTTTATTATCATACTCGCCGGCCATGTAACGCACATGGAAAGCTCGCTGATTAATGAGCATGATCACTTTGGATGGTTGGTTTTTGCTATTACGCTTATCCCGCTATTTTTTATTGCTAATAAGCTAGAACGAACTCATGAAGAAGGCGACGTTGCAGTACAAGCGCCTGCTGAAGAACCTGCTAATCAACACAGCACTAACACCGCTATTGCACTATTATATAGTGCGGTTGCATTTGTAGCGGCATTTGCAGCCCCGCTATACGCGATCAACTCAATGGGCAACAATACAAGCAACCATAAGACTATTGATGTTAAAGTCGACTCTACTTTAGGTGAGTGGCATCGCAGCTACCTCAACAGCAGCTTAATCTCCCCGCCTGATTTCAAATCACCCGATAGTCAATTTGATGCAATCTATTCAAATGGCGAAAACACAATACAGCTATCCATCAGGAGCTACATACAACAAGCGCCAGGAAAAGAACTGATTAATTTTAATAACCGCTTATATGATCAAGACGCATTTATCACTACATCCTCTGGCCGACTCAGCATTGAAGATAATGACTTTAGTTATACCGTTATCAAAAACAGAAAAGGTCAGCGAGAACTCATCGGCTATCAATACCTTGTTTCTTACATGGCAACCAGCAACCGTATCGGCGCAAAACTATTAGAAGTGGTAAGGCCTTTAGTCGGCAGCCCAGAATCAACGCTTATCTACACACGCATACAATGTGAAAGCGACTGTAATAGCGAAAAGGCTTCTGTTATCAATTTTATTGGTGATAACTACCCTCTAATCACCCATTTTAAAAGCCAACTTAATAATCATTAA
- a CDS encoding PEP-CTERM sorting domain-containing protein gives MKKSLLALTLLAPVVCQAQMITFAGDAGFTYFDHDHTPISKPGNHFMLTVDDTNPLEIFGLSLEIDGIGYNLDKSMGVRYSHELPSYVGEGMPVLNASGYFNNTDGETGFEWSLHLEFANNEPYTSYKITDNSLENFFTFETPDEGYFNNPFFREVIVPEPSSLTLIGLGLLGVLYPSRKSTLRRG, from the coding sequence ATGAAAAAGAGCCTCTTAGCATTAACACTGTTAGCCCCTGTGGTATGCCAAGCCCAAATGATAACGTTTGCAGGTGATGCAGGTTTTACCTATTTCGACCACGACCACACGCCTATATCAAAACCAGGCAATCACTTTATGCTCACCGTCGATGATACCAACCCGCTAGAGATATTTGGCTTATCTTTAGAAATTGATGGCATAGGATATAATTTAGACAAATCGATGGGGGTTCGGTATAGCCATGAGCTACCTTCATATGTGGGTGAAGGAATGCCCGTACTTAATGCAAGCGGCTATTTTAACAATACCGACGGAGAAACCGGTTTTGAGTGGTCGTTACACCTAGAGTTTGCAAATAATGAGCCTTATACAAGCTATAAAATCACAGATAACTCATTAGAAAACTTTTTCACATTCGAAACACCTGATGAAGGGTATTTTAACAACCCTTTTTTCCGCGAAGTTATAGTACCAGAACCTTCCTCACTAACCCTTATAGGGCTGGGCTTATTAGGCGTACTTTACCCCTCAAGAAAAAGCACCCTCCGCAGGGGGTGA